Proteins encoded together in one Cytophagia bacterium CHB2 window:
- a CDS encoding ATP-binding cassette domain-containing protein, whose translation NLREITLKSLRDQVTILMQDAKLFNKTVRENIGFGKVDATEEEIINAAKLAHAHDFIIQMPEGYDTVIEEGGENLSGGQRQRLNIARAIIRNTPILILDEPATALDAKAEAQIHEALDELTNRRTTFIIAHKFSTIANADKILVLEAGKLAAYGTHEELLRTNREYRELYELQQRPPLEAATAALMSENETAVLREEQAVAS comes from the coding sequence ACAATCTCCGCGAAATCACCCTTAAATCGCTGCGTGATCAAGTCACAATCTTGATGCAAGACGCCAAGCTCTTCAACAAAACCGTCCGCGAAAACATCGGCTTCGGTAAAGTCGATGCCACCGAGGAGGAAATCATTAACGCCGCCAAGCTGGCGCATGCGCATGATTTCATCATACAAATGCCGGAGGGCTACGACACCGTGATCGAAGAAGGCGGCGAAAATCTTTCCGGCGGCCAGCGGCAGCGCCTCAACATCGCGCGCGCCATTATTCGCAACACCCCGATTTTGATTTTGGATGAGCCGGCCACCGCATTGGACGCCAAAGCCGAGGCGCAAATTCACGAAGCCCTGGATGAGCTGACGAATCGGAGAACAACGTTCATCATCGCGCACAAATTTTCCACCATTGCCAACGCGGATAAAATTTTAGTGCTGGAAGCGGGCAAGCTCGCAGCCTATGGCACGCACGAAGAATTGCTGCGCACGAATCGGGAATATCGTGAGCTTTACGAGTTGCAGCAACGGCCGCCGCTGGAAGCGGCAACCGCAGCCCTCATGAGTGAAAACGAAACCGCGGTTTTGCGTGAAGAGCAGGCCGTGGCGAGTTAG
- a CDS encoding aminoglycoside phosphotransferase family protein, whose product MDMEIIMSTPSYNSRLGLFDDPTLPLVATVMDVNAMPEQFTRYLHASGVDPKWQVMKCAIEKVYYRPGKHCGVLYRLALRHVSGAETDEWIYGRTVPAGTEEERFEKALAGLKPTPSAHEFLRPLPPISFWRDLNMILWVFPQDPDLETLPQSVDSAYVRQQVEANLEAFGVSANGSAAQWRCPEFYYDRIKFMPSKRCVLRYHVNLLDPSGKSHEKTFYCKIYNNGNSRYHFDMLKSAYEQLTVKSAAVNIPRPLLHFDGLHTFWQEEWPGHALLDVIDQYDWQDIFRRVALVLASFHRSPANGFDAAPNLNEVLEKADEDAAKLLRLWPQQQALVSRVLELLHATKPVFDKQEMPAVPIHGACRIEQMLARGNELALVDFDAVTLGDPIHDVAELIASLQYMGLTRGLDSERIAVASEAFYRSYAEQVPWACDRRRIGWYALAFLMTKFYSSTKNLERRALQQIETAGKAICEDWLNTVGAM is encoded by the coding sequence TTGGATATGGAGATCATCATGTCAACACCTTCGTACAACAGCCGGCTGGGCTTGTTCGACGACCCCACGCTTCCATTAGTTGCTACGGTCATGGATGTCAACGCCATGCCGGAGCAATTCACGCGCTATTTGCACGCTTCGGGCGTCGATCCCAAATGGCAAGTGATGAAATGCGCCATTGAAAAAGTCTACTATCGGCCGGGAAAGCATTGCGGCGTGCTCTATCGTCTGGCGCTCCGTCACGTTTCCGGCGCCGAAACCGACGAATGGATTTATGGCCGCACGGTGCCCGCCGGTACCGAAGAAGAACGCTTTGAAAAAGCGCTGGCCGGGCTTAAACCAACGCCCTCAGCGCATGAGTTTTTGCGGCCCTTGCCGCCCATTAGCTTTTGGCGCGATTTGAACATGATTCTCTGGGTTTTTCCGCAGGATCCGGATTTGGAAACGCTGCCGCAGTCCGTGGATTCGGCTTATGTCCGCCAACAAGTTGAAGCCAATCTCGAGGCCTTCGGCGTGTCTGCCAACGGCTCGGCAGCCCAATGGCGTTGCCCCGAATTCTATTACGATCGCATCAAATTCATGCCGAGCAAACGCTGCGTCTTGCGCTATCACGTCAATCTGCTCGACCCGTCCGGCAAATCACACGAAAAAACGTTCTACTGCAAAATTTATAATAATGGGAATAGCCGCTACCATTTTGACATGCTCAAATCGGCTTACGAGCAATTGACCGTGAAGAGTGCGGCTGTCAACATTCCCCGCCCGCTGCTGCACTTTGACGGTTTGCACACGTTCTGGCAGGAAGAGTGGCCGGGACATGCTTTGCTCGATGTCATTGATCAATATGATTGGCAGGATATTTTCCGGCGCGTCGCTTTGGTTCTGGCCTCGTTCCATCGCAGCCCGGCCAATGGCTTCGATGCCGCTCCTAATCTCAACGAGGTTTTGGAGAAAGCCGATGAAGACGCGGCGAAGCTGCTCAGATTGTGGCCGCAACAGCAGGCGTTGGTGAGCCGCGTGCTCGAGCTGTTGCACGCGACGAAGCCTGTTTTTGACAAACAGGAAATGCCGGCTGTGCCGATTCACGGCGCCTGTCGGATCGAACAAATGCTGGCGCGCGGCAACGAGCTGGCGCTGGTGGATTTCGATGCGGTGACGTTGGGCGATCCGATTCACGATGTCGCCGAGCTGATTGCCTCTTTGCAGTACATGGGATTGACGCGCGGCCTGGACAGCGAACGCATTGCCGTTGCCTCTGAGGCGTTTTATCGCAGCTACGCCGAGCAAGTGCCTTGGGCGTGCGACCGCCGCCGTATCGGCTGGTATGCTCTGGCTTTTTTGATGACGAAATTCTATTCCTCCACCAAAAATCTTGAGCGCCGCGCTTTGCAGCAAATCGAAACGGCCGGCAAAGCCATTTGCGAAGATTGGCTCAACACCGTTGGCGCGATGTAA